The window GATTTCCTCTGGCTGTTTGCAAGGGACATATAACCCACATGCCAAACCACTAGTTTGTAGACAGGCACTAGAGTATAGAAAGCAGTTTTAAAGTTTTTCTAAGAATATCAACTGCACTGCTACTCAGAACTATAAAAATGTCATATCTATCTAAGATTATTTAAAACAAAGTGTAGCATTGCATTATTTGTAACATACTAAGCTCTGTTATTTTGATTTCAAGAAGGAATTTATGTTTTTTAAGCTCTGTTGGAGGTCTGGGGGACAGGTTCCTTTTGCTATAGTTGAAACACTACACAGAGTGTTGTATTTTTGTATGGGGAGGAAGTTGGGAAGGAAGTGAGGAAAAGGATGGGTGGAAAGTGTCTAACAGCCTTTCCGTTCTCAAGGTTTCTGTCTAGGCAGAGCAGGATTCCTAGGCTCAAAGTCCAAGCATAGTTTTGGTTAAACAGCAGCAGGTGAAGCAGGTTCTGCTGCAACTCCAGACATTGTGCCAGGCAGAAGTGAATTACAGAACTTGCAAGGAAAAGCCTAGCCATGTACACTCACCCAAATGAGGACCCTTCTTGGAGCTTTTGTGCAATGCAAAGCTTGCAAGAGACTGGGATGGGCTGAAAACTTCCCTGAATTGTTTTGATCTTCATTGAGTCTTTCCATAAGAAACTTCAGGAAGGCACAGATACCTGCATTCTTAGCCCAAAGGTCCACACCCCTGAGAAAGGCATGTGAGCTACAAGgctgtcatagtttgacatggGAGGAATTCAGGGAAGGGAATGAATAAGTTTAACTGAGGTACTTTTTTGTTGCCCCTCTGCAAATGCACAACCTCTAGGTATTAGTGTCCCAACTATATGCAAGCATATCCAATTAACCCATATGCTTACAAGTCTATCTATGCATATACTCACCTGCAAAAGATCCAAAGAATAATCTGACAAATGCATGCGTCTGTACTCAAATCACATGCACAAATATGTGTAATACTTCAAATGTTTACTCTGCACCTGTATGTGTAAGTGGGAAAAATTTTGCATATGGATGCCAAGATGATATAAGACATCCATTTCATCTTTTCAGCAACCACAGTAATTGCACTGTATGAATAGAGAGCTACAAATTATTTTAGTATGCCTGTCCCACTCTTCGAAATTCCTGACTGCACATCTAGTGAAGTTGGGGAATTCTGAAAAGGGATGATATTTATGGCATTTTGCACATGATGATGGTGGGAAGAGAAAAGACAGGTTGAACTAGAAGGGAGAAAAATACCTGTTGATTATTCTGTTCTATCTGCAAGCAGAAAAAGCTAAAATTACTTTTTGATGGTTTTCCCATGTGTAAATGTTATTTTGATGGTTTTTCACAAGCTATGTCACTTCAATTTAATGAACCCTTTTTTTGTGAAAGTCTAATTTTAAAATGGCTGACCCATCCTAACAGGATAAATACAACTTGTTAGTCAAAATACTTGTTTTTACTAACATTTCTTTGAGAGAGACAAAGGGGGAATAGAACTTGAGAACAGGCTTGAAAGACATCCAGCAACATTCAGTTTCCATCCATCTGATGATTTTAGTTAAAACTGATGGCACTTAGCCCCAATAAATTTAACAGTTCTTGGTAGTACCTTAAGAGCTACTTGGATGGTCAAGATGAGACACGACAGAGACTCCGATGCAGAGACTGAGACTGTGTCTTTACTCCCCTCTTCAATTTACACACCAAATAAAAATGGTGGGGCAATGGCAATAAGAGGAGCTCTTCATATAGAAGAGAGGAGAATCCTGAAATTCTCTATCAGAATACCTTTTCATACTATGCAGTTCCAGCCATTTTCACATGAAGGTTCCGTCATCTTTCCCAGAACAATGGCTAATCCTTTTCTAAAACAAAGATTTGGAGGAAGACTTAATACGCAAGTTAATGTTTCCATAAAAGTCAACACACTCGCTATTTTAGGTGCAAGTATCTGAGTTATTCACAGACAAGTGATTTTCAAGGTGTGGTCAACAGATTCCTGTGAGCACTTCTTTAAAAGCAGCACTTAAACACTCTTTTGTATGACGAACAGCTGCACACCATATACTTGTTCCTGTCAGCTGCTCgtaaataacattttttaaaacacATTCCCCCCTCCCACCCCCCACAGTTATTACCATGCAAGCAATTGTTGTGCTAACATCAAGAATGATAAGCAATGAATAAAAGGACTGTGCAAGGAAGCCCTTTACCCACTTAAGACCTCTCCCACAGAGATTATTATTACATCTTCCAGCTGGATTACTGCCTGAGGCAGAAAGTTGAGCACGTACAGAAAGGATTAAGTTTAAATTGTAGAATTGTTAACGAATACTTCCACATCATGAAATAACACAAAACATGAAGAGTAAGAGTTGGATTTAATGATCAGTGAAAATTATGAGTGAACTCATCTCTTACACTTCTTTTCTTTCTGAGAATTAAGGAAAACATCAGGTTTAGGTAACCGGTAGcatatttaaacaaaaatataTGCATTGCATAAAGATAAAAGCAATACTGAAATTTGAAAGATTTTCCTTTTGTGTAAGAAATTAAAATGATGCACTAGTGAAAAAGTGTAAATGGGAATATTTTAGTagtcaaaataaatatttaataaaaaccACACACCCAAGACAAAGTATCAAAACAACAGAACTTAGTATTTGAAAGGACACTACCTACATTGTCTTGTGTTAAACATGACTAAATTCAGTGGTTTAATTATTATCACACTGCATTGAGCAAACATTGCTTATATTAGTGTTGTAAAAAGTCATGAGAATAGAAATATTGTTGCAATGACAGAAATAGTAAAACCAGATTACCATACAAGGAAGAATTTACTACACCAAGGTGTCAATCCACAGTCATTCATACAAAGTCAACAAAATGGACTACTGCATAGCATACTGGTTACTGTACCAAAGTGCATTTATCAGCATTCAATGAACTGGGGAAGAAACCACCCTTTATAATATAGTTTTTAAAAACAATCAGATGATTGACAGTTGAAGAAACCCCACacatttcctttaaaataaaaaagcagagTCTAAAGATCTTAAGAGCACCGTAAGACTTCTTACCAGGTAAAAGAGTACAAACCATTAGCATTGTAAATAAAGACCATCTAAAAGTTAATATATCATTCCATATTTAGAATGCAACTGAAAATTTTAATGTGTTGTTGCATCCTCCTATACTACATCCAGTGGCTTTTTGATGAATATGTTAAGTTCTGGAAACAAATAATGCAAAGAAAAGCTGTTTTTCTTGTACAACACAGGTCTAGAAAAATTTCAGCTGATGTTTAAACTGAAATGTAGATAATGAGAATACAAACAGATTTGTTGGGGAAAAGGAGGAGTGTCTGGCTTATCCCACTAATTCACCATTCAATTCTTCCACTGAATCTTTGAAAGTAGCATTACTTAATATCCCTGACTACCAATAACTTTTATGAGTGCTATTTTCTCATTATTAAGGATTCTGCATGAAGATTTTTCTCAACCCTTTATCCTTTAATTCCCACCCATCCCTCCATCATATTCAAAAGTTGTGGTTTTCTCACATAGAGCATTGTAATGCCTTTTGCTGCTTGATAAGTGATATGCAGTCAACATTATTTCTATTTTCAAAGCACTGAGAACACTTTCCAGTTGGCTCACAAATTAAACAATAATTAAAAATAGCTCCCCTTATTCTTTTGTGACATGGTAAAGACTATTCACCATTTAATATACGCTCAATTTCTTCTAGTCTTTTCAATGCAGCAACTCTCTTTTTCTCAATGTCTTTAATTTCTTTTGTAGATTTTTTGGGAGTCTCTTTGTCCACACTGCTTTTCTCTGTTGGTTTCTTGTTTTTTGAGTGCTCTTTATTATCGACTGTTGATTGGGTGGTTGTCTTCTCACTTTTTGCTTCTTTCAAATTCTGAAAtgagtttttttttgcttctgtagCTGCAGTCCCATCTGATGGAAGTGATGACTGTTCCACAGCACCAAGTGATGCAATTTTACTTCTAACTATGTTTAGATGACGCTGAATATACTCTTCATGAGGTGCCAGTGCTAGTGTTTCAACCAGACATTTTTCTGCCTTTATTAAATCCTTTTCCTCAAAATAAACCACACAAAGATTATGTTTTCCTTGTACATTTTTGGGATCCAGTTCCAAAATTTTTTCAAAACACTTTTTTGCTCCAACAATATCCTTCTTTTGGTTCATAAGGATATCACCTTTCAAAATCAGACCTTTGGTATGATCAGGGTAGTATCTCAGTAGGTCTTCCAAGACAGGCAAAGCCATCAATTCTTTTCCTGTCTGAGAATAAAGCAGGGCCAAATTGAACAAAGCACTTCGGAAGTTGGGTTGTAACCTTATAGCTTTCTTCATCCACGCCTCTGCTTCCATGTCCTTTTTGTCATCCATTGCCAGCATACCCAAATTGAAGTATCCATTTGAATCCTGTGGTTCTTCTTTCACATAATGTAGCAGTCTTTGCTTAGCTTCAGGTCTAAGTCGAGCATCACCTAAGTGACAGGAAATGCATTTAATTCTCAAGATATTTCCTGCAACATTTATTCTGAAGGATTTTTAGACTGTAAAATGCAGTCTTTATACAAATTAAAATGCAACTGTAAAAGTGAAAGGGTTTAAATGCTATTTTTCATCATAGCTATGTAACAGCAAAAACAAATGTTATCTACCTTCGTTATGGCATGAAACTATATACAGTTGACTTCTAGCCAAAGTCAGCATCATTACTCTATTAGCTGTTGAATGATATTTAAGTTTGGTATAGCAGATACAAAAGGTGTCTCTACAAGCTTAAGAGAAATTATTTTCATGCACAGTTGAGCAAATGGAATGCAGAACAGACATCAGTTCTGACAAACCAGCTCTTATAGAGGCAAACTTTGAGTGGAAGATCTCATTTTATTAAAGATAGATTGAAAGAGTTTAGACAGAGAGCACATAGAGTGACTTCTAATGTAGCCAGGCTAAGATATCTTCTAACACCAAAACAATAAAATCTGTAACCCCTATATTTTAATTTGCATCAAAGTTTAAAAAGGATTTAGTAAAACAATTTTATCTGACAGTACCAGGATTGTCAAGCTAGACATGCTTGTGGTCTGTGCTATTTTACTGAATAGTACAGTGAATGTATTTTAGCAACAAATTCCAGACACAGACTTActgaaggacaggggagctgctTTAATCTGCCCTCTTTCACCTCCCGAAACAATATTGCACCTTCTTGTATGAAAAAGTGAATGCTAAATAGTTAATACTTCTGCTTGTTTGAAGCTGCTTGTACTTCTACAGAAAAGGAACAAGGCATGTCTTGAACTACCTAATTTACAATGTGATAAGGGATGGAAAATTATTAAGTGTCTTCAGCTTCAATCAACTCTGTTTTATCTTTCTTAGGGGCAGTTTACCATCTTAACAAAAGGGAAACAAATCTTAGCAGCTCACCTGCCAAATACTCACTGCAACAGCCTTAATTCACTAAGGACTCACCCTTATCCACAGAGCTATACATATAAAAAAACAAACTCATGAAAATCTAACTGAATTCATCCCAATTAGCAGTATTACAGAAAAACCTATGAAAACATTTCTATTTGTAGAGCAGGATTTAAGCCCAGAGACGTAAGCTAGATTTTTTTAGTCAATAATTAAATCAATCACTATAAATGCAAACCAGGTATTAAATGTATTTTACTAACTACTATCTTTATACAGGTATTATTTTGAAGATGTTTGAGTAACACTATTCTTTATATGTGTAAGATATATTGTAAAATAGTGCTTGTATTAAAGATGCTGATCAGCTAAGGTGTATGTACACTTAGCACAAATTCCATACACTAAAAAATAACAAAGCTTCTTTTTTAAGGATGCTATGTACTTCCCCTTTCCAAAAACAAAAGAGTTAATAAAACGTTAAACAGTGCGGATGCTATAAATGCAAACATGCAATAGGCACACAGAGGACAATTAACATACCAGATTCCTGCATTAGCAGTGCTGAGTTGAATAACGCCAGTTTATGCGTTGGGTTGAGTTCTAGAGCTCGGTTGAAATTCTTCAGGGCTTCTGTTGGATCTTTCAGTTCAATGTAAACAATTGCCAAGTTGTACCACAGGTCTGCATTGGTTCTGTCTAGTTCTAGAGCTCTAAGGTAAGCTTCCTTGGCTTTCAGAGGTTTGttcatttttaaaagtaattctCCCCTGTTGAAGAACCATACTTTTCTTGTTACCCATATAAGAACtgacaggttttttttaaagtttgtctTCCTACAGACAGCAGGCGTCAGATAACAGTGgttttttatttagttttaaGCACAAAACAATACAAGACCCTATTTTGCATTCTATTCATAAAGCTTTCAGATCTCAAAAACCTGTATACAACGAATTGCATAAGCAGGACAAGAACAAAAAAGGAACTGATCAAGGGTGCCTGATTTGGCTCTGTAATTACACTGCAAAACTATAGTTCAGGCATCCCTGAACATCCCAGTGGGAATCACAACAAACAAAACAGTGGAGAGAAACCTCAATATTCACATCCACATTACTCTTAACTAAAATGAAATAATGTCAACTAAATAGTTACAACTTGTGTTTTCTGGACCATCTTTAACAAGAAAGTATAAAGAAAGCTCCATTATTCACACTAACCAAAAGCTTTTTAGTTCAAACTAAACTATGAGGTTAGAAATTAGTTAGAGATTCATAAAGAAATCTAATGGAAGTGTCTTTCTATACAATGTTTGAATACAGAATCTACATGGAAATATGCCATTTGAAGGAGGAATTTAAAAGAACAGGCTTGTAATGAATAATTGATTATTGTCCCAAATCTTCATCTTCTCACTTGGAAATGAAACTATTTCAGAAGATAATTGAACTGTACAAAGTAAATAGTGTTCATAGTACTACAAATACAAACAAGTTTACTCAAGAATATGTATCtctaaaattagaaaatataCCTGCTGATGTAAGCCTGTTTGAAATCCGGCCTCATACTAATTGCTTGTCGATACAACTGATCTGCTTCTTCGAGGCGAGATTCGTTTGCACGAATTAAGTTTGCAAGATTGATATAAACATTTAAATGGTTAGGAGCAACTCTTGCTGCATACTTTTTCCCTGGAATAATCTGTCAAAGACAATATATTACCAAACACAGATGAGGAGAAATATGAAAGATGATCAGTATACAACTCCTTTTCACTCTGCTACATTTATTTTAGGGTACTACTGGACAGTATTGAGTAGGCTTTTGATAATGACAAAGAACAGTAATTCTTTCCCAGAAAAATCATATcaaaaataaacagaatattATTTATGTTTTCAttgaaataaagaataaaaaactTGTACAACATTTAAGCTCTGCTGCTACTTAATTTGGTTCATGTAGATAGCCATTTGAAACCAAACAGACCTTGCAAAACTTTGTCCAGTCAGATGAAAATATTTCCTAAAGCATAAACTGACATTCTGTCAgacattttaattcctttttatgACCCTTCAGCCTAAGAAAAGTGTAAGTAAGATTTTACAGCCAATgatttgccaactgatagagaaaaTGAAAAGTAGTGAGGAGAGATGAAAATGCTATGACATTGCAACTGCTGTACTGTTTATACTTTATCCATTTAGAATCTTTCCACTGTTTCACAGAAACAGTGTTTCACAAACTTCTAAGTGCCATGCTTCTACTCAACAGGCTGCTCATTTTTGCTGCCAGTTTCATTTTCACCACTGCTTTTATTATCTTCACACATTCTTCAAAATACTATTATCTTTTACTCTAAAGATCTTGAACAAGTAAAATTTCCTAGGTATAAATATAATTTAACAAATAGAAAAGGTAACAAAACGCATGTTTACAAAAGCATATTCAGGCCAAATTTTTTTGTTGCTGCTGTGGCTACCTTCTCCAACCTTCAATGCTGTACTTAAGCCTTCTCTGAAGGGCTCAAAAAGTCAGTCATCATCAATGCATTAGCTGTGAGTGAAAATAAACCAATTGTTACTAGAAACTAGGTTTTGGCTGCTGCTTTCTTTTACGACCacaatttcagaaaaaaagtatACAGCCTATTTTTTAATAGATAGCTTTTGAAAGAACACTGATAAACTTTAAAGTAGACAGCCacacaaaacaacagaaaaaaacccaaaaactgtaTCAGAAATAGAGGTTTTGTGCTGCAGTGGTAGATGAAGTTCCTAATTACCTGTGGCATCAATGATTTAGCAATCATATATGATTCTTCagcttcttttgttttgtttaggttCTTGTAAGTTCTTCCTACATTCATGTGGGCACCAATATCATCTTAGtaaagaaaagaatgaaatttaaaatatttccatgCACTTAGTATAATGAAATTAAACACAGATGTTTCTGATGAAACATCtccatcactaaaagaagaaagcAATTCTATCAGTTTTCATCTTAATTGTGAAGCTACTAATTTAACCAGGAACTGGTTAATGAAGAATTGTAAAATTAAAACTGTAAGAAGTTTAAGGTCCTATCATACTTCCCTGTATCTAATTTCTTGCTATAATAGAGGCATATAAATTGAAGGTTATTTATTAATCTTCTAAAAGGAAAGATTGTCCAGTAATACCTAGAACTTCTTTTGCAACAATATATAAAATGGATTAAATATGCATTTTAATATTATCtaagattttttaattttcttacaCACTTCCTTAGCTTTGAATAAAAAAAGTAATATTTATACTCCATTAGAAATCACAGTTGAAGTTAATTCATAAAGAATGTGATACAAGAAATAGTTTTGAAAGTATTTGCAGCTTTTTATAGACAAATCTCTTCTGGAGGACTTTTTTAGTTCATTTTCAAAAACCCTGGATCAATTAACTTATTATACGACTTTGTTTGATGTTCAGTTGAAGCATGACAGAGCATTGAGAAGCTGTTAGTGTAAGCTAAAGTATACTGAAATACCAGGAGTGAAGAGATGGCAATTAGTTAAAGCTTTACCTGGTTGCACTTGTGTGGCCTGTATGAAAAACTGCAGAGCTCTTTCaaactttttttcattttctaatgCATGCCCCACATTGTTCCATAGTTTTGCATTGTTCTTATTCACCTAAACCCAGAAAAAGATACCAAAGCATAAGGTATTAAGTTGAAATTACTTAACAATTGAATTTCTCTTAACAATATCTTAAGACATAAAAATGTATTGCAAATGACAGATTTCATCAAGCTTCTATATGCAAAGAATAACAGAACACTACATACAGAATGATTACATTGTCCTTGTTGTGTAACATCAATTTGTTTTAGTTATTTGCTTAGAAATACCAATCatcttaaaattaattttaactgTTATGGGATATTTTACCAATTGCCTCATCATACCATATGAACTTAGAAGAAATAATTCTATGCCTCAAACTTTTTGTAGATTTTTGTACTGAAACATATCCGGCTTTCATCCAGACAAGAGAATGAATTCAACTGCTTTGACACAAGAAAAATTATCATCTATTTTCTGCATGTGAATTTCTATATGTGCATCACACTTCCTTTAAAGCATTCCCAAAAGCAACTAATTAGATGTCAATACTCTCAATATAGAAATTAGTGTGCTGAAACAGGCATAATTTTTGTCAATTTTTATCATGTTCCACTTCAGTTTCTTAAGAACAGCAACAAGAACTTCCCATTATCCTTTCCAAACAGAATACAGTACCTTTAAAGCAGACATAAACAAAGTGTACTCCGACTCCCAATCCCAGTTTCTGTGCAGTGTTTTTAAGGCATGAGTGAACAGCACCGCAGCCAAACAAACCCAAGAAATTTTTCTTAGTACACtattaaataaaacaaacaaagacTTGTTGTAAGCACATCAGCAATTCTAATTTTTATTAGAATAAGTATATCATATGGTAAAAGGCAAACAAAGGACCACATTTGTGATTAGCACACTCCAGTTTGAAAGGAAATATGTTCAatctaaaattaattttgtttacctTCTTTTGTTGTTATGCTCATACAAGTCCCTTAATAAGAACAAGTCCAATTCACACAACACAACAGAATTTTTATAGAATGTTCACAGAAATTTTACTTCTCTTAAAACTTATCTGTAATTTAGGACAATACATATGATGCCAAAAAGTGAGGTTCTCCAAAACACTATttttaacaaaatgttaaaaaatgaaaaaagcaaCTAAAAAATTCTCTCATACTTTTGTTTCACATCAGACAATTCCACATATATTCTTTACTGCACACATTGCAAATCTTTCCCACACTGCAGAACACACCTTAATGGAGAGGTCTGTGGAGACTACCCAATCCTCCATAAGAAAATATAATCCTAGTGCTACTGGAATATCTAAGTAGGAGAACGTTTTAGTGTTTTTCTAGCAATTTTATTTATAAAGCTGCAAACTGGGGCACAGGTCACTCTCTGCGACAAGCTTGTCAGGAATAACCTTCATTTTGTGCAGTTTATTTTTCTGGAGTTTAAACATGACAGATCAAAACATACACATTAACATGCTGATCATTTGGTTTCTGGATTCTAATTTAATTATAAAAAAGATGCCAAACATTCAATAGCATTCCCACAATTATGAATactatttgtttttaaaaaaatctcattctTGAGTGGACATACAAGTGTTCACCCTTAACCACTATTTCTCACATTTGACTTCCAGAACAGTTGTTCACTCTGCTACCTATTTCACAAGAGTTTACTAAAAACTGCAAGGTTTTTTCCCCATCCATTtctaagaaaaacaaaatgcatgtTTTATCTACCATGTTTGgttttaaaaatactaaaaaagggAAACTGTAAAATTAAGAGAGTAATTCTAAAATACTGCCAAAGTGATCAGTAAGAACTCTCATATACAGTAATCTGTAAACCCATCAGGCTTATAAGAATTCCTCTTTCCACATATTTCTAAAGCAAGGAaccttttctttctcattttagaGAACTGATTTCCAATATTTTTGTAGTAAATGACACTAGCTGCCTAATTTTTCTCCCCAGCCGTCCTCTCctggttcctttctttctttcacaTCACTTCTATTTTTACTGCCTTGTAGTGGGATTTGTGAGAAATCCACACTCCCACAATATATCACTAATTTCTCATTATCCAGTGTTGTCAGCTTCAGCAGCACCAGTTAGTGTAAATTTTCCTGCAAGGCCTCATCTCTAACAATAGCAGACAACATAGACTGCAAATTTCTGCCTTTCCATTTGTCTGAACTGGCATTAGGACACCACTGGGCTAAGGGTAAAGCATCAGTGGGAGATACAT of the Melospiza melodia melodia isolate bMelMel2 chromosome 4, bMelMel2.pri, whole genome shotgun sequence genome contains:
- the TMTC3 gene encoding protein O-mannosyl-transferase TMTC3; this encodes MADVSLKEAALIVGVVAACYWNSLFCGFVFDDVSAILDNKDLHPSTPLRNLFQNDFWGTPMSEERSHKSYRPLTVLTFRLNYLFSELNAVSYHFLNLVFHVVVCIVFLKVCKLFLDNRSSVVASLLFAVHPIHTEAVTGVVGRAELLSSIFFLAAFLSYTKSKGPDNTIVWTPIAVTVFLVAVATLCKEQGITVVGICCVYEVFIAQGYTLPALLDTAVQILRGKGSIPFSMLQTLLKLIVLMFSTLLLVVVRVQVIQSQLPVFTRFDNPAAVSPSPARQLTFNYLLPVNAWLLLNPSELCCDWTMGTIPLVESLLDVRNIATLTFFCFLGSLMVFSLRYPGDSSKTVLMALCLIVLPFIPASNLFFPVGFVVAERVLYVPSMGFCILVAHGWKKLSNKSVLRKISWVCLAAVLFTHALKTLHRNWDWESEYTLFMSALKVNKNNAKLWNNVGHALENEKKFERALQFFIQATQVQPDDIGAHMNVGRTYKNLNKTKEAEESYMIAKSLMPQIIPGKKYAARVAPNHLNVYINLANLIRANESRLEEADQLYRQAISMRPDFKQAYISRGELLLKMNKPLKAKEAYLRALELDRTNADLWYNLAIVYIELKDPTEALKNFNRALELNPTHKLALFNSALLMQESGDARLRPEAKQRLLHYVKEEPQDSNGYFNLGMLAMDDKKDMEAEAWMKKAIRLQPNFRSALFNLALLYSQTGKELMALPVLEDLLRYYPDHTKGLILKGDILMNQKKDIVGAKKCFEKILELDPKNVQGKHNLCVVYFEEKDLIKAEKCLVETLALAPHEEYIQRHLNIVRSKIASLGAVEQSSLPSDGTAATEAKKNSFQNLKEAKSEKTTTQSTVDNKEHSKNKKPTEKSSVDKETPKKSTKEIKDIEKKRVAALKRLEEIERILNGE